One stretch of Nesterenkonia halotolerans DNA includes these proteins:
- a CDS encoding DUF2264 domain-containing protein has protein sequence MKIVYRATDSIEADPADEECMQLPALDFDRSPCTGYTRAHWEAVADGMLVRAWRWASPMGARLDLPGTASGSGVRSDGLEGFARTFLAAAFRVAGAGGADPHGWLSRYRSGLVAGTATPGAEDVESWPVIRDYDVFGQPMVESASVALSLRLTRPWLWDKLSAEQQDRVADWLRGALTSVPAPNNWYLFPFTVAGFLEAVGRGDQLTAQVRERALRLLDNWYVGQGWYTDGDGGSFDHYNGWALHLYPVLDEFLQSREASAGKDGSAGERLYKHLLGFGHFFGGNGAPVYYGRSMTYRFAASAAVGLGAVTGDTPLTPGASRRVLSGSLKHFLDRGALDGRGLLSLGWYGEHAATLQPYSGPSSPYWASKAFVALLAPPEDPLWTEREDPAPVETEDHVIPLEAPGFLLQSTQEDGVVRLHNHGNDHLRATNGEAGSESNPLYSRWAYSTHTGPSAPENQADNDVAVLWRGARGVRTRVHALGTGAEHGVGWAASWHRPIFPGRAAAYPGLRVTSVVVVFGAAELRIHVVSGAPKGASLQSSGWAAPRHAADVSSILLPQVGWTASDVVTAPAGTAYGISARIPLLHADLAPDRRQVFVSLASLSGSAVSADLVTSVEDLRVTSEQVSFRWAEHDAAVTVALAPVSIAVEEVSGR, from the coding sequence GTGAAGATCGTCTACCGTGCCACAGATTCCATCGAAGCAGACCCCGCCGACGAGGAATGTATGCAGCTGCCCGCCCTGGACTTCGATCGCAGCCCGTGCACGGGTTATACCCGGGCTCACTGGGAGGCTGTCGCCGATGGGATGCTTGTCCGTGCGTGGAGATGGGCCTCGCCCATGGGCGCGCGTCTGGATCTGCCCGGCACGGCATCGGGCAGCGGGGTGCGATCTGACGGGCTGGAGGGTTTCGCCCGCACGTTCTTGGCAGCTGCTTTTCGCGTCGCCGGCGCTGGGGGAGCGGATCCGCACGGGTGGCTTTCAAGATATCGCTCGGGTCTGGTGGCTGGGACTGCTACGCCCGGTGCTGAGGATGTTGAGTCATGGCCCGTGATCCGTGACTATGACGTGTTCGGACAGCCGATGGTCGAATCGGCCTCTGTAGCTCTGAGCCTGCGTCTCACCAGGCCGTGGTTGTGGGACAAGCTCTCCGCCGAGCAGCAAGATCGCGTGGCGGACTGGCTTCGGGGGGCCCTGACTTCGGTGCCTGCGCCGAATAACTGGTATCTCTTTCCGTTTACCGTGGCAGGTTTCCTTGAGGCCGTGGGGCGGGGTGATCAGCTGACGGCGCAGGTCCGGGAGCGCGCACTTCGCCTGTTGGACAACTGGTACGTGGGGCAGGGGTGGTACACCGACGGTGACGGAGGGTCCTTCGATCACTACAACGGGTGGGCCCTGCATCTCTACCCGGTGCTGGACGAATTTCTGCAGTCCCGCGAGGCTTCCGCAGGGAAAGACGGCAGCGCGGGCGAGAGGCTGTACAAACATCTTCTAGGGTTCGGACACTTCTTCGGCGGCAATGGTGCGCCGGTCTACTATGGCCGGTCCATGACCTACAGGTTCGCAGCCAGCGCTGCAGTGGGACTGGGGGCGGTGACCGGTGACACCCCACTGACTCCGGGGGCCTCACGACGCGTGCTGAGCGGCTCATTGAAGCACTTCCTCGACCGCGGGGCCCTCGACGGACGAGGACTGCTGAGCCTTGGTTGGTACGGCGAACACGCTGCGACCTTGCAGCCATACTCGGGTCCATCCTCGCCGTATTGGGCTTCGAAGGCGTTCGTGGCCCTGCTGGCACCGCCGGAGGACCCACTCTGGACAGAGAGGGAAGATCCTGCCCCAGTGGAGACCGAAGACCATGTGATCCCACTAGAGGCTCCGGGTTTCCTCCTGCAGTCCACTCAAGAGGACGGCGTTGTTCGTCTCCACAACCACGGCAATGATCACCTCAGGGCCACCAATGGTGAAGCTGGGTCGGAGTCCAATCCACTCTATTCCAGGTGGGCTTACTCGACACACACTGGTCCGAGCGCGCCGGAGAATCAGGCCGACAATGACGTCGCGGTATTGTGGCGCGGCGCGCGTGGGGTGCGGACCCGGGTGCATGCGCTGGGCACAGGGGCTGAGCACGGGGTGGGCTGGGCTGCTTCCTGGCATCGACCGATCTTTCCAGGGCGAGCTGCTGCGTACCCTGGGCTGCGGGTGACCAGCGTGGTGGTCGTCTTTGGTGCCGCAGAACTGCGTATCCACGTTGTCAGCGGAGCTCCGAAGGGGGCGAGCCTTCAATCCTCTGGTTGGGCAGCGCCCCGTCACGCTGCCGATGTGTCTTCCATACTTCTTCCCCAGGTGGGCTGGACCGCGTCGGATGTGGTGACCGCGCCTGCCGGTACCGCCTATGGGATCAGTGCTCGAATTCCGCTGCTCCACGCCGACCTGGCACCGGATCGGCGTCAGGTCTTTGTGTCGTTGGCTTCACTCAGCGGGAGCGCAGTCTCGGCAGATCTCGTCACGAGTGTCGAGGACCTGCGGGTGACTTCAGAGCAGGTGAGCTTCCGCTGGGCCGAACATGATGCGGCGGTCACGGTGGCTCTTGCCCCGGTGTCCATCGCGGTCGAGGAAGTGAGCGGGCGATGA
- a CDS encoding sugar phosphate isomerase/epimerase family protein produces MTWKFSFSTLGMPGAPLDEVIDVATAHGCAGVELRVHADEFLHLDLDGSEARTIGQRIQQAGLEISALAGYARVCSPAPDSEVIDEMASLLTLAEQTSAHAVRVFPGGDAEADAEEHRSRAVRRISAVLPQARECGVQVLVETHDSHATGRAALNLVREIQDPEHVSVLWDGLHPWRHGEASRETREALRSYCSYFQVKDAVLRGDRWVPVIPGSGEVPLSEQGRILQDFSGWISLEWERAWHPHIEPLQDALSAASEWFHAWRPPSLQSPSPAGC; encoded by the coding sequence ATGACGTGGAAGTTCTCTTTCAGCACTCTGGGCATGCCAGGTGCGCCGTTGGACGAGGTGATCGATGTTGCCACCGCCCATGGCTGTGCCGGCGTGGAGCTGCGTGTCCACGCGGATGAGTTTCTTCACCTCGACCTGGATGGCTCCGAAGCACGGACGATCGGACAGCGAATTCAGCAGGCGGGATTGGAGATCTCGGCGCTGGCGGGTTACGCCCGCGTCTGCAGTCCTGCTCCCGACAGCGAGGTCATCGACGAGATGGCCTCATTGCTCACGTTGGCAGAGCAGACGAGTGCGCACGCAGTTCGGGTGTTTCCAGGAGGAGACGCGGAAGCTGACGCCGAGGAGCATAGGAGTCGAGCCGTGAGGCGCATCTCCGCGGTACTGCCTCAAGCGCGCGAATGCGGGGTGCAAGTGCTGGTGGAGACCCATGACTCTCACGCTACGGGGCGCGCAGCGCTGAATCTGGTCCGTGAGATCCAGGACCCTGAGCATGTGTCCGTGCTGTGGGACGGACTCCATCCTTGGCGCCATGGTGAAGCCAGTCGCGAAACACGGGAGGCGCTGAGGTCCTACTGTTCCTATTTCCAGGTCAAAGATGCGGTGCTCCGTGGAGACCGATGGGTCCCGGTGATCCCGGGTTCGGGAGAGGTTCCCCTCAGTGAGCAGGGTCGCATTCTGCAAGACTTCTCGGGATGGATCTCGCTGGAATGGGAGCGTGCCTGGCACCCGCATATCGAACCACTGCAGGACGCCCTTTCCGCAGCCTCGGAGTGGTTCCACGCGTGGAGACCGCCGAGCCTGCAGTCGCCCAGCCCTGCTGGTTGCTAG
- the amaP gene encoding alkaline shock response membrane anchor protein AmaP, with amino-acid sequence MIAVSKAPNRLILFLLGVVLLAAGAAVVAVALSLLTQWEQAPAPDDALGSHDALPAWLPAGVLAASVVLVLLGLWWIIAAVPRSERAGDLQLQRDGRAGVSLLSSSVLQRAIAESAEKLPGVLSATVRLEGTAKSPGLLIKVEVDERSAIRHTVEQLHRQTCAEVEQSLQAKLTGVRVIVDPVRRSARSHEAELQLT; translated from the coding sequence ATGATCGCCGTCTCGAAAGCTCCCAACAGGCTGATCCTCTTCCTCCTGGGAGTCGTGCTGCTCGCAGCCGGCGCCGCCGTGGTGGCAGTCGCGCTGAGCCTGCTGACCCAGTGGGAGCAGGCGCCGGCCCCGGATGATGCACTCGGCTCCCACGATGCGCTGCCGGCATGGCTTCCCGCAGGAGTGCTGGCAGCAAGCGTGGTCCTGGTGCTGCTGGGACTCTGGTGGATCATCGCCGCAGTTCCTCGCTCCGAGCGCGCTGGGGATCTTCAGCTCCAGCGCGACGGCCGCGCTGGGGTGAGCCTGCTCAGCTCCAGCGTCCTGCAGCGCGCCATCGCTGAGTCCGCCGAGAAGCTGCCCGGGGTGCTCAGCGCCACGGTTCGGCTCGAGGGCACGGCGAAGTCCCCCGGACTGCTGATCAAGGTCGAGGTGGATGAGCGCAGCGCGATCCGCCACACCGTGGAGCAGCTGCACCGGCAGACCTGCGCTGAGGTTGAGCAGTCGCTGCAGGCGAAGCTCACCGGGGTGCGAGTGATCGTGGATCCGGTGCGACGCTCCGCGAGGTCCCATGAGGCCGAGCTGCAGCTCACCTGA
- a CDS encoding CsbD family protein: MSVGDKISNAAEKAAGAAKETVGKATGDRETQAEGAAQKKKAEMKQAGEKTKDAARDITN; encoded by the coding sequence ATGAGTGTTGGAGACAAGATCAGCAACGCCGCCGAAAAGGCCGCGGGTGCGGCCAAGGAGACCGTGGGCAAGGCCACCGGCGACCGGGAGACCCAGGCCGAAGGCGCGGCGCAGAAGAAGAAGGCCGAGATGAAGCAGGCCGGCGAGAAGACCAAGGACGCCGCCCGCGACATCACCAACTGA
- the ahcY gene encoding adenosylhomocysteinase → MSFDYRIADITQHEAGRHQIRLAEHEMPGLMSLRAEYGDSQPLAGARIAGSLHMTVQTAVLIETLVALGAEVRWASCNIFSTQDEAAAAVVVGPQGTPENPQGVPVFAWKNETLEEYWWTASQIFAWPGVDEDPTKGANMILDDGADATMLVHKGVEFEAAGAVPSAQDSDPEEYHYVLATLRKSLEENPQRWTGIAKNLRGVTEETTTGVNRLYQFAREGKLLFPAINVNDSVTKSKFDNKYGVRHSLPDGIMRATDVLIGGKVSVVCGYGDVGKGAAEALRGQGSRVIITEIDPINALQAAMDGYQVARLEDVLETGDIFITTTGGKDIISAEAMQKMKNKAIVGNIGHFDNEVDIAGLAAIPGAKKVEIKPQVHEWVMPADGTRAEGHSIIMLSEGRLLNLGNATGHPSFVMSSSFANQTIAQIELFAKTAPDYTGEDRYETDVYVLPKVLDEKVARLHLDALGAKLTELSKEQADYLGVDVAGPYKPEHYRY, encoded by the coding sequence ATGAGCTTTGACTACCGCATCGCGGACATCACCCAGCACGAGGCCGGCCGCCATCAGATCCGTCTGGCCGAACACGAGATGCCCGGGCTGATGTCCCTGCGCGCGGAGTACGGCGACTCCCAGCCGCTGGCCGGCGCCCGGATCGCCGGTTCGCTGCACATGACCGTGCAGACCGCCGTGCTGATCGAGACCCTGGTCGCCCTGGGTGCGGAGGTCCGCTGGGCCAGCTGCAACATCTTCTCCACCCAGGATGAGGCGGCGGCCGCCGTCGTCGTCGGTCCTCAGGGAACCCCCGAGAATCCGCAGGGCGTCCCGGTCTTCGCCTGGAAGAACGAGACCCTTGAGGAATACTGGTGGACCGCCAGCCAGATCTTCGCGTGGCCCGGTGTCGATGAGGACCCGACCAAGGGTGCGAACATGATCCTCGACGACGGCGCGGACGCCACCATGCTTGTGCACAAGGGCGTCGAGTTCGAGGCTGCGGGCGCGGTGCCCTCGGCGCAGGACTCCGATCCCGAGGAGTACCACTACGTGCTGGCCACGCTGCGGAAGTCGCTCGAGGAGAACCCGCAGCGCTGGACCGGCATCGCCAAGAACCTGCGCGGTGTCACCGAGGAGACCACCACGGGCGTGAACCGGCTCTACCAGTTCGCTCGCGAGGGCAAGCTGCTGTTCCCGGCGATCAACGTCAATGACTCGGTCACCAAGTCCAAGTTCGACAACAAGTACGGCGTCCGCCACTCTCTGCCCGACGGCATCATGCGCGCCACCGATGTGCTCATCGGCGGCAAGGTCTCTGTGGTCTGCGGCTACGGCGATGTGGGCAAGGGTGCCGCCGAGGCGCTGCGCGGCCAGGGTTCACGGGTGATCATCACCGAGATCGACCCGATTAACGCTCTGCAGGCAGCCATGGACGGCTACCAGGTCGCACGCCTGGAAGACGTGCTGGAGACCGGCGACATCTTCATCACTACCACCGGCGGCAAGGACATCATCTCCGCCGAGGCCATGCAGAAGATGAAGAACAAGGCGATCGTCGGCAACATCGGACACTTCGACAACGAGGTGGATATCGCCGGGCTGGCCGCCATCCCGGGTGCGAAGAAGGTCGAGATCAAGCCGCAGGTGCACGAGTGGGTCATGCCCGCCGACGGCACCCGCGCCGAGGGTCACTCCATCATCATGCTCTCCGAGGGTCGGCTGCTGAACCTGGGCAACGCCACCGGGCACCCCAGCTTCGTGATGAGCTCCTCCTTCGCGAACCAGACCATCGCGCAGATCGAGCTCTTCGCCAAGACCGCCCCGGACTACACCGGCGAGGACCGCTATGAGACCGACGTCTACGTGCTGCCCAAGGTCCTGGATGAGAAGGTCGCCCGACTGCACCTGGATGCCCTGGGCGCAAAGCTCACCGAACTCTCCAAGGAACAGGCCGACTACCTCGGCGTGGACGTGGCCGGGCCGTATAAGCCCGAGCACTACCGCTACTGA
- a CDS encoding RNA polymerase sigma factor, with amino-acid sequence MNDDEAALVERAKAGDLLSFACLFEDSEPAVLALCLRLLRYEGEARLIVEDVFLTAFRHLGSLPAEVRFQHWVLRLAAHRCLFVIRARTDRPEPTTEYSSQLDAALTTLSVDEHLAWVLHEVDGQPLAAIAEILQVSPEKVQQRFHRARSALGRLADEGADAGTDQRADQRTRRAADDSAGLSD; translated from the coding sequence ATGAACGACGACGAGGCTGCCCTGGTCGAACGGGCAAAGGCCGGGGACCTGCTGTCCTTCGCCTGTCTGTTCGAGGATTCCGAGCCGGCCGTGCTGGCGCTGTGCCTGCGGCTGCTCCGCTATGAGGGCGAAGCGCGACTGATCGTCGAAGATGTGTTCCTCACGGCGTTCAGGCACCTGGGTTCCCTGCCGGCCGAGGTTCGATTCCAGCACTGGGTGCTCCGCCTGGCGGCTCACCGATGCCTCTTCGTCATCCGGGCGCGGACCGACCGGCCAGAACCGACAACCGAGTACTCATCGCAGCTCGACGCGGCACTGACGACGCTCTCGGTGGATGAACACCTGGCATGGGTCCTCCACGAGGTCGATGGTCAGCCCCTCGCGGCCATCGCTGAGATCCTCCAGGTCTCTCCGGAGAAGGTGCAGCAGAGGTTTCACCGGGCGCGGTCCGCGCTCGGAAGGCTTGCTGACGAGGGTGCCGACGCGGGGACCGACCAGCGGGCAGACCAGAGAACCCGCCGCGCGGCGGACGACTCTGCCGGTCTCTCCGATTAG
- a CDS encoding MerR family transcriptional regulator, which translates to MSEEQEGTMHIGELAERTGLSLRTIRHYGDVGLLPASGRTEGGFRLYSEADQQRLMRIKYLKPLGFSLEELSEVVELLELETLDDQQRERAQASLEHVQKERGKLAAYLQQADILAEQLRDQLNS; encoded by the coding sequence ATGAGTGAAGAGCAGGAGGGGACCATGCACATCGGTGAACTGGCGGAACGCACGGGACTCTCCCTGCGCACCATCCGGCACTACGGCGACGTCGGCCTCCTGCCGGCCAGCGGCCGCACCGAAGGCGGCTTCCGGCTCTACAGCGAAGCGGACCAGCAGCGACTGATGCGGATCAAGTACCTCAAACCGCTGGGATTCAGCCTCGAGGAGCTCTCCGAGGTGGTGGAGCTGCTCGAACTCGAGACCCTCGATGACCAGCAGCGCGAGCGCGCCCAGGCATCCCTGGAGCATGTGCAGAAGGAGCGCGGCAAGCTCGCGGCGTACCTGCAGCAGGCGGACATCCTCGCGGAGCAGCTGCGGGACCAGCTCAACAGCTGA
- a CDS encoding SulP family inorganic anion transporter, protein MAHSSTAVAEELTPEERQSVLRTLKTPRLLKTEVLAGLVVALALIPEAIAFSLIAGVDPQYGLFASFTMAVSIAFLGGRPAMISAATAATALVIAPLVASHGVEYLIATVILAGIFQVLLAVIGVAKLMRFIPRSVMVGFVNALAILIFTSQFPDLIGVPWLVYPMVAFGLVVIYLLPRITSAVPAPLVAIVLLTILAVVFALNVPTVGDKGQLPESLPSLFIPDVPFTMETFQIIAPYALGMAAVGLLESLMTAKLVDDVTDTRSGKVRESWGQGAANIITGFFGGMGGCAMVGQTMINVKASGARTRISTFCAGIFILILAVTLGDIVALMPMAALVAVMIFVSIATFDWHSIKPSTLKMMPKSETSVMLVTVIATVWTHNLAIGVALGVLTAMVLFARRVAHLATVERRIEQHFGEEIAKYEVTGELFFASSNDLYTQFNYAEDPDHIVIDMFNSHVWDASTVASLDAVTEKYAKYGKRVEISGLNAASLDLHDRMAGNLGAGH, encoded by the coding sequence ATGGCACATTCGTCCACGGCCGTCGCCGAGGAGCTGACCCCGGAGGAACGGCAGTCAGTTCTTCGCACACTCAAGACACCCCGCCTGCTCAAGACCGAGGTCCTGGCCGGGCTGGTCGTGGCACTCGCGCTGATCCCGGAGGCCATCGCCTTCTCGTTGATCGCCGGGGTGGACCCGCAGTATGGGCTCTTCGCCTCCTTCACCATGGCCGTCTCGATCGCCTTCCTCGGCGGCCGCCCCGCCATGATCTCCGCCGCCACAGCGGCGACAGCCCTGGTCATCGCCCCTTTGGTCGCGAGCCACGGAGTGGAGTACCTCATCGCCACCGTCATCCTCGCCGGGATCTTCCAGGTCCTGCTCGCGGTGATCGGCGTGGCGAAGCTGATGCGCTTCATTCCCCGCTCGGTGATGGTCGGCTTCGTGAACGCCCTGGCGATCCTGATCTTCACCTCGCAGTTCCCCGATCTCATCGGGGTGCCGTGGCTCGTCTACCCGATGGTCGCCTTCGGGCTCGTGGTCATCTACCTGCTGCCACGGATCACCTCGGCGGTGCCCGCGCCACTGGTGGCCATCGTGCTGCTGACCATTCTGGCGGTCGTCTTCGCGCTGAACGTGCCCACCGTCGGCGACAAGGGTCAGCTGCCGGAATCGCTGCCGTCGCTGTTCATCCCGGACGTCCCGTTCACCATGGAGACCTTCCAGATCATCGCGCCCTACGCGCTGGGCATGGCCGCCGTCGGACTGCTCGAGTCGCTGATGACCGCCAAGCTCGTCGACGACGTCACCGACACCCGCTCCGGCAAGGTCCGTGAATCCTGGGGTCAGGGCGCCGCGAACATCATCACCGGTTTCTTCGGCGGCATGGGCGGCTGCGCCATGGTCGGGCAGACCATGATCAACGTGAAGGCCTCCGGCGCCCGGACCCGCATCTCCACCTTCTGCGCCGGCATCTTCATCCTCATCCTCGCCGTCACCCTGGGTGACATCGTGGCACTGATGCCCATGGCGGCCCTGGTCGCGGTGATGATCTTCGTCTCCATCGCCACCTTCGACTGGCACAGCATCAAGCCGTCCACGCTGAAGATGATGCCCAAGTCCGAGACCTCGGTCATGCTCGTCACCGTCATCGCCACCGTGTGGACGCACAATCTGGCCATCGGTGTGGCGCTCGGCGTGCTCACCGCCATGGTGCTCTTCGCCCGCCGGGTCGCGCACCTGGCCACCGTGGAGCGCCGGATCGAGCAGCACTTCGGCGAAGAGATCGCCAAGTACGAGGTCACCGGCGAGCTGTTCTTCGCCTCCTCCAATGACCTCTATACCCAGTTCAACTACGCCGAGGATCCCGATCACATCGTGATCGACATGTTCAACTCCCACGTCTGGGACGCCTCGACCGTCGCCTCGCTGGATGCGGTGACAGAGAAGTACGCGAAATACGGCAAGCGGGTGGAGATCTCCGGGCTCAACGCGGCCAGCCTGGATCTGCATGATCGTATGGCAGGCAACCTCGGCGCCGGTCACTGA
- a CDS encoding DUF6286 domain-containing protein, which yields MSSPKIRRRPDRRIPALVAATIILAAGILGIWWSVAAIAAQQPLSGLDGLEALTWGAAPVIGAAILAVVLGVILVVLALKPGRAAVVEMTMGEFGGERTTVITTRGLGRIAAAEAERTDGTVSTRADAKPSAVRVAVGTVAPDNRDTRKLLSDRIQERFDGLELKRRPRVAVTMQRKDKR from the coding sequence ATGAGTTCTCCCAAGATCCGACGGCGACCCGATCGGCGCATCCCCGCCCTGGTGGCCGCGACGATCATCCTCGCAGCGGGCATCCTGGGCATCTGGTGGTCCGTCGCGGCCATCGCCGCGCAGCAGCCGCTGAGCGGACTCGACGGCCTGGAAGCCCTGACCTGGGGCGCAGCTCCAGTGATCGGCGCGGCGATCCTCGCCGTCGTCCTGGGGGTGATCCTGGTCGTGCTCGCGCTGAAACCGGGCCGCGCCGCCGTCGTCGAGATGACCATGGGCGAGTTCGGAGGCGAGCGGACCACCGTGATCACGACCCGCGGGCTGGGCCGCATCGCCGCCGCGGAGGCCGAGCGCACCGATGGGACCGTCTCCACCCGTGCGGATGCCAAACCCTCGGCGGTGCGAGTTGCGGTAGGGACCGTGGCGCCCGACAACAGGGACACTCGGAAGCTGCTGAGCGACCGGATTCAGGAACGCTTCGATGGTCTGGAGCTCAAGCGGCGCCCCCGGGTGGCCGTGACGATGCAGAGGAAGGACAAGCGATGA
- a CDS encoding MarR family winged helix-turn-helix transcriptional regulator, producing MSIDTPGATSAVAPAAAADTDAPDHGPAEDPRGKTGAGYWYARSEESYSSIDLLNLLREYREAEKQMRARTRDSMRMGETDLVALRFLVRERSAGRVPRQRDLADALGLTAASTSVLVDRLSRDGYIQRIPHPADRRSVALEILGETDREVKATLSGMHARMIAATEGLTEEERAGAAKFLRGLITSVRDPSLDEA from the coding sequence GTGAGTATCGACACTCCTGGAGCCACCAGCGCGGTGGCTCCCGCTGCAGCAGCAGACACCGATGCACCCGACCATGGCCCCGCGGAGGACCCGCGCGGCAAGACGGGTGCGGGCTACTGGTACGCCAGAAGCGAGGAATCCTACTCCTCCATCGACCTGCTGAACCTCCTGCGCGAATATCGCGAGGCTGAGAAACAGATGCGCGCCCGAACCCGGGACTCGATGCGCATGGGAGAGACGGACCTGGTGGCCCTGCGCTTCTTGGTCCGCGAACGCTCAGCCGGTCGCGTCCCCCGCCAGCGCGATCTCGCCGACGCCCTCGGGCTGACCGCCGCCTCGACCAGCGTGCTGGTGGACCGGCTCTCCCGCGACGGCTACATCCAGCGCATCCCACACCCCGCCGACCGGCGCTCCGTGGCGCTGGAGATCCTCGGCGAAACCGACCGCGAGGTCAAGGCCACCCTCAGCGGGATGCACGCGCGGATGATCGCCGCCACCGAAGGCCTCACCGAGGAGGAACGCGCAGGCGCCGCCAAGTTCCTCCGCGGCCTCATCACCAGCGTGAGGGACCCGAGTCTCGACGAGGCCTGA
- a CDS encoding Asp23/Gls24 family envelope stress response protein yields MNTAAQKTTAPETRGRLIIKDAAVEKTAAHVAGELSGVSATDRLTFAGLGTGSRVRPKTAVQMNGGIANITVHLALPYPAPLEKLTDRARNHIRVEVQRLTGVTVGWVDVRVDQLLVGTEERTLQ; encoded by the coding sequence ATGAACACCGCGGCGCAAAAGACCACGGCCCCCGAGACCCGCGGCAGGCTCATCATCAAGGATGCCGCAGTGGAGAAGACCGCCGCGCATGTGGCGGGAGAGCTCAGCGGCGTATCGGCCACCGATCGCCTGACCTTCGCCGGGCTCGGCACCGGGTCCCGGGTGCGTCCGAAGACAGCAGTCCAGATGAACGGCGGCATCGCCAACATCACCGTGCACCTGGCCCTGCCGTATCCCGCCCCGCTGGAGAAGCTCACGGATCGCGCGCGGAACCACATCCGCGTCGAGGTCCAGCGCCTCACCGGCGTGACGGTCGGCTGGGTGGATGTGCGCGTGGACCAGCTGCTGGTCGGCACCGAGGAAAGGACCCTGCAATGA
- a CDS encoding GlsB/YeaQ/YmgE family stress response membrane protein, with translation MSIIGWIVLGLIAGAIARAILPGKQPGGWIVTLITGVLGALLGGWIAATLFGINVNDAFFDLGTWLFAIGGGLIVSIIWQAIVRRR, from the coding sequence ATGAGCATCATCGGTTGGATCGTCCTCGGCCTCATCGCCGGCGCGATTGCGCGCGCCATTCTTCCGGGCAAACAGCCTGGTGGGTGGATCGTCACCCTCATCACTGGCGTCTTGGGCGCTCTGCTCGGCGGATGGATCGCCGCGACCCTGTTCGGCATCAACGTCAACGATGCGTTCTTCGACCTCGGGACCTGGCTCTTCGCCATCGGCGGCGGCCTCATCGTCTCGATCATCTGGCAGGCCATCGTTCGACGCCGCTGA
- a CDS encoding DUF3499 domain-containing protein, whose amino-acid sequence MDSSRRCTRNSCERPAAATLTYSYKDSTVVVGPLSVYAEPHTYDLCDRHAASVTPPRGWEVLRLNLPGAPKQVDDLLALADAVRESPEARAAARARSQEQGSGQHHDAADPRPAEPELPARSNRERMAPPARTGGPGISRGHLRLLDD is encoded by the coding sequence GTGGATTCCTCGCGTCGATGCACCAGAAACAGCTGTGAGCGGCCTGCCGCTGCCACGCTGACCTATTCCTATAAAGACTCCACCGTGGTGGTGGGCCCGCTGAGCGTCTACGCGGAGCCGCACACCTACGATCTCTGCGACCGGCACGCCGCCTCAGTCACCCCGCCGCGCGGCTGGGAGGTCCTGCGACTGAACCTCCCCGGAGCCCCGAAGCAGGTCGATGACCTCCTCGCCCTGGCCGACGCCGTCCGCGAATCCCCCGAGGCGCGAGCCGCGGCCCGTGCGCGAAGCCAGGAGCAGGGCTCCGGCCAGCACCATGACGCAGCAGACCCACGCCCCGCGGAGCCGGAGCTTCCCGCTCGGTCCAACCGCGAACGGATGGCTCCACCCGCCCGCACCGGAGGCCCAGGCATCTCCCGCGGGCACCTCCGCCTGCTCGATGATTGA